The Haloplanus sp. CK5-1 genome contains a region encoding:
- the gyrB gene encoding DNA topoisomerase (ATP-hydrolyzing) subunit B: protein MADEQEYGAGQIQVLEGLQAVRKRPAMYIGSTDDRGLHHLVYEVVDNAIDEALAGYCDAIEVTVHDDESVSVSDNGRGIPVDIHEEYDRPAVEVIMTILHAGGKFDNKSYQVSGGLHGVGVSVVNALSSELVVTIKRDGAVWRHRFEAGEPVADAFERIRDLDPDEGTGTTVRFWPDTDIFEHTDFDFDTLSTRLRELAFLNSGVEIGLDDERDDETVSFRYEGGIREFVEYLNETKTALHDDVIYFDDADQNITVEVAMQAADELQGSIHAFANNINTREGGTHLTGFKTALTRVVNDYATDEGLLGDLDGTLKGEDVREGLTAVISVKHPDPQFEGQTKTKLGNSEVRGIVESAVHQQLGTFFEEHPSTARAIVGKAVEAAKARQAAKKAEELTRRKSALESTALPGKLADCQSKDPTESELFVVEGDSAGGSAKQGRDRKFQAILPLKGKILNVEKHRLDRILENDEIRALITAIGTGIGEEFDIDDARYHRIILMTDADVDGAHIRTLLLTLLYRHMKPLLERGYVYAAQPPLYRVRYRGETYDAMSEAERDRIVAETCDGNPDQVQRFKGLGEMNPDQLWETTMNPENRILKRITVEDAAAADRMFSILMGDAVGPRKQFIKEHAGDAEWVDI, encoded by the coding sequence ATGGCCGACGAACAAGAGTACGGAGCCGGGCAGATACAGGTACTGGAGGGACTCCAGGCGGTCCGGAAGCGTCCGGCGATGTACATCGGATCGACCGACGACCGGGGATTACACCATCTCGTCTACGAGGTCGTCGACAACGCCATCGACGAGGCGCTCGCGGGCTACTGTGACGCTATCGAGGTGACCGTCCACGACGACGAGTCGGTGAGCGTGAGCGACAACGGGCGCGGTATCCCGGTCGACATCCACGAGGAGTACGACCGGCCGGCCGTGGAGGTCATCATGACGATCCTCCACGCGGGCGGGAAGTTCGACAACAAGTCCTATCAGGTCTCCGGTGGACTCCACGGCGTCGGCGTCAGCGTCGTCAACGCCCTCTCCTCGGAACTGGTAGTGACGATCAAGCGCGACGGCGCGGTCTGGCGACACCGCTTCGAGGCGGGCGAACCCGTCGCCGACGCCTTCGAGCGGATCCGCGATCTCGACCCCGACGAGGGGACGGGGACGACCGTCCGGTTCTGGCCCGACACCGACATCTTCGAACACACCGACTTCGACTTCGACACGCTGTCGACGCGGCTTCGCGAACTCGCCTTCCTCAACTCCGGGGTCGAGATCGGTCTCGACGACGAACGCGACGACGAGACCGTTTCCTTCCGCTACGAGGGCGGCATCCGGGAGTTCGTCGAGTACCTCAACGAGACCAAGACCGCCCTCCACGACGACGTCATCTACTTCGACGACGCCGACCAGAACATCACGGTCGAGGTGGCGATGCAGGCCGCCGACGAACTCCAGGGATCGATCCACGCCTTCGCCAACAACATCAACACCCGTGAGGGGGGGACCCACCTCACGGGGTTCAAGACGGCGCTCACCCGGGTGGTCAACGACTACGCCACCGACGAGGGCTTGCTCGGCGACTTGGACGGCACCCTCAAGGGAGAAGACGTCCGCGAGGGGCTGACGGCCGTCATCTCGGTGAAACACCCCGACCCACAGTTCGAGGGACAGACCAAGACCAAACTCGGCAACAGCGAGGTTCGCGGTATCGTCGAGAGTGCGGTCCACCAGCAACTCGGGACGTTCTTCGAAGAGCACCCGAGCACCGCGCGGGCCATCGTCGGCAAGGCCGTCGAGGCCGCGAAGGCCCGACAGGCCGCGAAGAAGGCGGAGGAACTCACCAGGCGCAAGAGCGCTCTGGAGTCGACGGCGCTGCCGGGCAAACTCGCGGACTGCCAGTCGAAGGATCCGACCGAGTCCGAACTGTTCGTCGTGGAGGGCGACAGCGCGGGCGGGAGCGCGAAGCAGGGTCGTGACCGGAAGTTCCAGGCCATCCTCCCGCTGAAGGGGAAGATCCTCAACGTCGAGAAACACCGCCTGGATCGCATCCTCGAGAACGACGAGATCCGTGCGCTCATCACGGCCATCGGGACGGGCATCGGCGAGGAGTTCGACATCGACGACGCCCGCTACCACCGGATCATCCTGATGACCGACGCCGACGTGGACGGCGCACACATCCGCACCCTCCTGCTCACCCTCCTCTACCGGCACATGAAGCCGTTGCTGGAGCGGGGGTACGTCTACGCCGCCCAGCCGCCGCTCTACCGCGTCCGCTACCGCGGCGAGACGTACGACGCGATGAGCGAGGCCGAACGCGACCGCATCGTCGCGGAGACGTGTGACGGCAACCCCGATCAAGTCCAGCGGTTCAAGGGACTGGGCGAGATGAACCCCGACCAACTCTGGGAGACGACGATGAACCCCGAGAACCGGATCTTAAAACGCATCACCGTCGAGGACGCCGCGGCCGCCGATCGGATGTTCTCGATCCTGATGGGCGACGCGGTCGGGCCCCGGAAACAGTTCATCAAGGAACACGCCGGCGACGCCGAGTGGGTGGATATATGA